A window of Oncorhynchus kisutch isolate 150728-3 linkage group LG10, Okis_V2, whole genome shotgun sequence contains these coding sequences:
- the LOC109897945 gene encoding calreticulin-like, with product MTTMLMLLMPVLVASIFGESSVYFREEFEDGDAWKSRWVESKHKSDYGKFVHTAGKFYGDVERNKGLQTSQDARFYSASSRFESVSNKDQALVIQFTVKHEQNIDCGGGYIKLFPADLNQEEMHGDSTYNIMFGPDICGPGTKKVHVIFNYKGKNHLINKDIRCKDDEYTHLYTLIVNPGNTYEVKIDNKKVESGSLEEDWDFLPPKKIKDPDAEKPDDWDEKENIDDPEDKKPDDWDVAENIPDPDAKKPDDWDDEMDGEWEPPMVTNPDYKGEWKPKQIDNPAYKGKWVHPEIDNPEYTADPEIYQYASMGVIGLDLWQVKSGTIFDNFLITNDPKLAEEVGNETWGATKDPEKKMKDSLEEEERKKRDAEEVNIKEEDEDKEERDEEEDYEEEGETDSKLKDEL from the exons ATGACAACCATGTTGATGCTTTTGATGCCCGTATTGGTCGCATCAATTTTTGGCGAGTCCTCCGTTTATTTCCGAGAAGAATTTGAGGATGGAG ATGCATGGAAAAGCCGATGGGTGGAATCCAAACACAAGTCAGATTATGGGAAGTTTGTTCATACTGCTGGGAAATTCTATGGTGATGTGGAGAGAAACAAAG GTCTTCAAACCAGCCAGGATGCTCGCTTTTACTCTGCATCCTCCCGCTTTGAGTCCGTCAGCAACAAAGACCAGGCACTGGTAATCCAGTTCACTGTGAAACATGAACAGAACATTGACTGTGGTGGAGGATACATCAAGCTGTTCCCAGCTGATCTCAACCAGGAGGAAATGCATGGAGATTCCACATACAACATCATGTTTG GTCCTGACATCTGTGGTCCAGGTACTAAGAAAGTTCATGTGATCTTCAACTACAAAGGCAAGAATCACTTAATCAACAAAGACATAAGATGCAAG GATGATGAATATACCCACCTGTACACACTGATAGTAAATCCGGGTAACACCTACGAGGTGAAAATCGACAACAAGAAAGTTGAGTCTGGAAGCCTAGAGGAGGACTGGGACTTCCTTCCCCCCAAGAAGATAAAGGACCCTGATGCTGAGAAACCAGATGACTGGGATGAGAAGGAGAACATTGATGATCCTGAAGACAAGAAACCGGAT GATTGGGATGTTGCTGAGAACATCCCTGACCCTGATGCCAAGAAGCCTGATGACTGGGATGATGAGATGGATGGTGAGTGGGAGCCTCCCATGGTCACGAACCCGGACTATAAG GGGGAGTGGAAACCCAAACAGATTGACAATCCTGCCTACAAGGGGAAATGGGTGCACCCTGAAATTGACAACCCAGAATACACTGCTGACCCTGAAATCTACCAATATGCCAGCATGGGGGTGATTGGATTGGATTTGTGGCAG GTTAAGTCCGGCACTATTTTTGACAATTTCCTCATCACCAATGACCCAAAACTTGCAGAAGAAGTGGGGAACGAGACATGGGGTGCAACAAAG GACCCTGAAAAGAAGATGAAGGACAgtctggaagaggaggagagaaagaaacgTGATGCAGAAGAGGTGAATATAAAGGAGGAAGATGAAGataaagaggagagggatgaggaagaaGATTACGAAGAAGAGGGAGAAACAGACTCTAAACTCAAGGATGAGTTATAA
- the tor3a gene encoding torsin-3A, whose translation MFLFQLLPFLWAVSANADFFQFDTISNASTYYFNYIYCNIWEGECQPNQDDTTQQVPTRDLWAGFPQDYISLLSQWYCSLGQCCESGDCRITNNITGLASDLQLKLHGQHLAQSVVLKAVQGFISNPESNKPLTLSFHGWSGTGKNFVARIVADNMYRDGVKSECVRLFIAPFHFPHARLVDTYKGQLREAIRDMVLRCPQTLFIFDEAEKLHPGLIDAIKPYMDHYDNVDGVSYRRAVFLFLSNIGGTTINDVALDFWHSGQNREDIGMEDLEHRLRAEAMESQGGFAQSELMSGHLIDFFVPFLPLEYRHVKLCARDAYAARGLEPDEGTLDEVAKAMLYVPKEERLFSAQGCKSIPQRINFFLP comes from the exons ATGTTTCTCTTCCAACTGTTGCCCTTCCTTTGGGCTGTGTCTGCAAATGCAGATTTCTTTCAATTTGACACTATTTCAAATGCATCTACgtattatttcaattatatttATTGTAATATATGGGAAGGGGAGTGTCAACCTAATCAAGATGATACGACTCAGCAAG TACCTACGAGGGACCTGTGGGCAGGATTTCCTCAGGACTACATCAGTTTGCTGTCACAGTGGTATTGCAGCCTGGGACAGTGCTGTGAATCAGGGGATTGTCGGATAACAAATAATATTACAG GTTTGGCTAGTGATCTACAGCTAAAGCTTCATGGGCAGCACCTTGCCCAATCAGTGGTTTTGAAGGCTGTGCAGGGCTTCATCAGTAACCCTGAATCCAATAAGCCTTTGACCCTCTCCTTTCATGGCTGGTCTGGCACCGGCAAGAACTTTGTGGCCCGGATTGTAGCTGACAACATGTACCGGGATGGAGTGAAGAGCGAGTGTGTGCGTCTTTTCATCGCCCCATTCCACTTCCCCCATGCCAGACTGGTGGACACGTACAAG GGCCAGCTCAGAGAAGCTATCCGGGACATGGTGCTTCGTTGCCCACAGACACTTTTCATCTTTGATGAGGCTGAGAAACTGCATCCGGGCCTTATAGATGCCATCAAGCCCTATATGGACCATTATGACAATGTGGATGGGGTCAGCTACAGGAGAGCTGTCTTCTTATTCCTCAG TAATATTGGTGGGACAACCATCAACGATGTGGCCTTGGACTTTTGGCACTcagggcagaacagagaggaCATTGGGATGGAGGACTTGGAACACCGGCTTCGTGCTGAAGCTATGGAATCTCAAG GAGGCTTTGCACAGAGTGAGCTGATGTCAGGCCATCTTATTGACTTCTTTGTGCCCTTCCTACCTCTGGAGTACCGTCATGTCAAGCTCTGTGCCCGTGATGCCTATGCAGCGCGGGGTCTGGAGCCAGACGAGGGAACGCTGGACGAAGTGGCAAAGGCCATGCTATATGTACCCAAGGAGGAGAGGCTGTTCTCTGCCCAAGGCTGCAAATCCATACCACAGAGGATCAATTTCTTCCTCCCCTAA